In Ficedula albicollis isolate OC2 chromosome 19, FicAlb1.5, whole genome shotgun sequence, one DNA window encodes the following:
- the LOC101813123 gene encoding 1-acyl-sn-glycerol-3-phosphate acyltransferase alpha-like, with protein sequence MELFLLHYPFTCLLIAFLVLYQVKPAFRFFCKMTFYKLWLFTISIGVAILSIPRGRNVDNMMFLRILTRPLKHIFGIQIVVKGKENLRTKKPFVLVLNHQTSLDILVMMEVLPKRCVPIAKKEILYMGTFGLACWLAGVIFIDRKRREESIGTLTEVAHSLHKDDLRVLIFPEGTRNHGGSMLPFKRGAFQLAVKAQVPIIPVVLSSYNSFYNQKEKKFTSGKMIIQILPQVETLGLSPDDVPKLTEQVRDSMLSTYQGISGMMNGASH encoded by the exons ATGGAGCTTTTCCTCCTTCACTACCCCTTTACCTGTCTTCTCATTGCCTTTCTAGTCCTCTACCAGGTGAAACCTGCATTCAGATTCTTCTGCAAGATGACCTTCTATAAGTTGTGGCTCTTCACCATAAGCATTGGGGTTGCCATCCTCAGTATTCCTCGTGGACGTAACGTGGACAACATGAT gtttttgCGCATATTGACCCGGCCACTCAAACACATCTTTGGTATTCAGATCGTGGTGAAGGGCAAGGAGAACCTCAGGACTAAGAAACCTTTTGTCCTGGTGCTGAATCACCAGACCTCCCTTGACATCTTGG TGATGATGGAGGTACTGCCGAAGCGCTGTGTGCCCATTGCAAAGAAGGAGATCCTGTACATGGGCACGTTTGGCCTGGCCTGCTGGCTCGCAGGGGTCATCTTCATCGACCGCAAGAGGAGAGAAGAGTCCATTGGCACGCTGACAGAGGTGGCACACTCCCTGCACAAGGACGAC ctgcgTGTCTTGATCTTCCCTGAAGGAACTCGCAACCATGGTGGCTCCATGCTGCCCTTCAAACGTGGGGCCTTCCAGCTGGCTGTGAAAGCCCAG GTCCCCATTATTCCTGTAGTGTTGTCTTCCTACAACAGCTTCTACAAccagaaggagaagaaatttaCATCAG GAAAGATGATCATCCAGATCCTGCCACAAGTGGAGACGCTGGGCCTGAGCCCAGATGATGTTCCCAAGCTGACAGAGCAGGTCCGTGACTCCATGCTCTCCACCTACCAGGGGATATCGGGAATGATGAACGGAGCTTCCCATTAG